The DNA segment ATAGGAATAGTTAGCTTGATCAGATTTAATATAATATTTTTTTTCTTGAGATTGCTTTTGTATTTCAATATACAGTCTATTTTCAAAGCGGTGTTGTTTTTCAGTTGTAGCTATATTCTTTTGATTAAGAATTAGGCTATCCATTTTAATGCCCTTATTAAATCCTTTATAATAAACAGGCTTTATCATATTATACTGAGGTAGATAAATAAAGTAGCAAAATAAAATTGAAGTAAAACAATTTAAGAGTAAGTTTATGGAGCGTATTGGTGTTTTATTTGTTTGTATGGGTAATATTTGTCGATCGCCAACAGCACATGGTATTTTTCGGCATTTAGTTGAAGAAAAAGGCTTAGAACAAACGTTTGTTATTGATTCGGCGGGAACGCATTCTAAGACTTACCATCATCAAGGTCATAGCCCAGATAGTCGATCACAAGAGGCTGCTAGATCATATGGAATTGATATCAGTGATATTACATCCCGTCAATTTGTGATTGAAGATTTTAAACAGTTTGATTATATCATTGTGATGGATCATCATAATCAACAAACAGTCTGTGATATGGCGCAAAGTGACGATGATTTAAAAAAGGTAAGTTTATTAACTGATTATATTAATAACTCTCATTATGATGAAGTACCTGACCCTTATTTTATCGGCAGTTTTGATAAGGTTTATCAATTGATAGAAGAAGGGTGTGTTCAGTTGCTTGAGTATATATTAAATAAATGATTTCAACGTAATTACCGTAATATAGCGGTACTATTTTTTCTCTAAAACTGTAACTATTAAAGTGTTTTTAATGCTTATGGGTTGCAGATTATGTCAAATTATCAGTTTATTACTTTCTCTGGTGGTGGAGCAAAAGGTGCAGTATATATAGGTGTTTATAAGGCATTAAAACAAACTAAATTTTTTGACAACATTCAGGCAGCTTCTGGCTCTTCTGCTGGTGCAATTACTGCAGCATTAACTTCGACTGGTATGAGTAGTGAGCGTTTAAAAAAAGTTAATGAAAATATCAATTTTGAAAAATTATTAGGCGATAAAACAAATTGGTATGGTATTGAACGAGATGGTAAACCACTTCATCAGTTTCTTATCAAAAACTTTAAAGTAAGTATAGAAGATTGTTTACATCATTTATTTCTGAAGCGAGAAAAAAAGTTATCAGATAAATATTTTATAAATGCTTATGAACAAATATGTAAGATTTTAAGCTGTGATAGTGAAGTATCCATTAGTAATGAGGAAAAAGAGAACAAAGTTTTTCAAGAAATTCAAACAATATTAGATAAAAATGGAGATATTACATTTCAAGATTTAGCCATATTAAATGTCTTAGATCCAAATAATTTTAAAAATTTACATATTACGGGGGTAGAGAAAAAAAACTGGAAATTTTCAAATTTTTAGTTATAAGAATACACCTAATGTTAAAATTGCTTTAGCTACTAAAGCTTCAGCTGCTTTACCTGTTATTTTACAACCAGTTAA comes from the bacterium SCSIO 12844 genome and includes:
- a CDS encoding low molecular weight phosphotyrosine protein phosphatase, producing MERIGVLFVCMGNICRSPTAHGIFRHLVEEKGLEQTFVIDSAGTHSKTYHHQGHSPDSRSQEAARSYGIDISDITSRQFVIEDFKQFDYIIVMDHHNQQTVCDMAQSDDDLKKVSLLTDYINNSHYDEVPDPYFIGSFDKVYQLIEEGCVQLLEYILNK
- a CDS encoding patatin-like phospholipase family protein encodes the protein MSNYQFITFSGGGAKGAVYIGVYKALKQTKFFDNIQAASGSSAGAITAALTSTGMSSERLKKVNENINFEKLLGDKTNWYGIERDGKPLHQFLIKNFKVSIEDCLHHLFLKREKKLSDKYFINAYEQICKILSCDSEVSISNEEKENKVFQEIQTILDKNGDITFQDLAILNVLDPNNFKNLHITGVEKKNWKFSNF